Within the Acidobacteriota bacterium genome, the region GCGCGGTCAGGTGGCACATAAATATGGCTTGGGCGGTTGTGACATTCGACACAATCGACGCGGCGCTTGGGCGGTTTTTCAATCTGTTCGGGAGTGAGTTTAGCGCCCTCCAGGACATAATCGGTAATGTTGCCGTGCTGGTCTTTGAGGCGCACCCAGGGAATATTCTGGCGGTGGTCGTCGGTTGCAAAATAGGTGACTTCGTTGCCGATGTTCATATGCCAGTGAATGCCTGCCACCATGCCGGTGACGGTGCTGCCGCCGCCGGTGTTCAACAGCATGCGGGTTTGCCGCAACGTATTTTTCTCATCATAGCCATAACGATTGAAAACTTTCAGTTGCGAGCCATGAAATTTTTCGGGCCAATGACACTGTTCACAGGTATCCTGCGCCGGACGCAGATTATGCACAGGGGTTTGAATCGGGCGCGGATATTTATTGAACATGACGGAATACACCTGATAAGCGCCCGATAGTTTTGAACGCACATACCAGCCCGCGCCGGGACCGACGTGACACTCGACACATTTGACGCGCGCATGCGGTGAAGCGTTATAAGCCGTGAGTTCCGGTGACATCACCGAATGGCATAATTCGCCGCAAAAAGCGACCGAGTCGGTATATTCATAAGCGCGGTAGCTGCCAAAGGCGCTCACGAAAAGAAAGGCGAACGAGAGACCGAGAAAGACCAACAATTTTCTGCGGATTTGCGGGTTGTTGAGGTCAAGCGAAGGATAGGCGATTGATTCGTCGCCGATTTTCCGTCGCCTGTGCCGTTCAACCAACATCCCCACAATAACGATGGCAAGACCGAAAAGCATGACGGATGGGAAGATAATATAGGTGAAGATGCCAAGGTATGGGCTTTCGCGAGAACCCAGCGATTCTGCCAGAAACAGAAAGATGATGCCTGTGACACTGGCAATCGCAATCGCCATTCCCACAAAACTGATAAAATTGCGCGTTAATTGTAAGGTGCGCGAACCTTTTACTAACCGATTCAACCTGTTTAACATGCTTTTCCTCCGCGAGGTGTTGACAAGACTAGCCGTTCAAAGGCTGATTCACACAACCGCAATAAGCAAACGACTGACCAGGAAATTGCCTCGAAGCATTAAAAAATGGAACCACAACAGGGAGCTACTAACTCGACAAACAAACTTTGGTGAAATTATTAACCGGGAAAATAATTGACCGATGTGCCACGTAAAGACGAAATCATTTTCGCTTAGTCTGCGTCAGCTAATGCGCTCACCTGATGAACAATTTCAATCGCTGAGTTCAAAAAGAATTTCGTTGAAAATCCATCGAACTGAAATTGCTCACCACTATCCCGGTGAGCAATTGATTTGCTGTCGATTGCCTAAAAAATAATCAGGATGGATAAATCGCCAAAGATGGTTTACCCATCCTGAGGTTTCCCAAGCGTATTTATTTCTTATGGCAGGCAGCGCATTTTTGCATGCCGGGTGCTTTGGCATCCGGTCGAGCTTTTAAGACTTTGTCATGGCAGCCTGCACAATTGCGATGGAAAGCCATCTGGTTGTTCAAGGTTAAGGGAGCCGATGCGCCTTCCGGCTGAATCTGCGGAATTGCCGGAACCAATTTCGGAGTTTCGCCGGTTTTGACGTGGCAATTGTTGCAACTCGCGACGCCTGCGGCTTTCGGGTCTTTCTGAAATAAATCGGCGGTAAGTGTAGTGGTGCGATCCGCGGGCCAGGCGGTTTTTAGTGGCGGATTTTTTGCCGCTTCGGCTGCCGGTTGCGCGGTGTGGTGACACTCAATGCAGGCGACCGGTCCGTTACCTTCGAGGTTGTAATTTTTAGTCGTGTGATTCGTATGACTGAAGGTCACCGGACCCAGTTTATTATCCTTTGCGAGTTTGACAACATCCGGCATTTTCGTAGCATCCTGCGCCTGTGCGGTCAAGGTTGCAAAGAATGATGAATCGTATGCGCCGAGGATTAATCCTGTAAAAAGCGCCATGGTAATAAAAGCTTTTACTCTTTTCATCTTTCTTATCTCCCATTTTCAACGAATCAGTCAGCAGGAATAGCCTCGACCAATCCGTGTTTTTAAATTTGATGAAGCAATCATGAGAATCATTTTTTCCGACTTTAAGTTGCTTCACCCCTACCGTTAGATTGCAAAGACCTGTGAATCATTTATTAAAAACGAAAGGTCTGCCCGGTGTGACATTTTTGACAACTCTTGAAATCATCGCCGCCAAATGCCCGTTTGCCGTTGTGACAACTCATACAACTGAGAGCGTGCTCAGGCGCTAAGTGATTTGTCGGGAGCGGCGAAGTGACCTGCTGGCGCG harbors:
- a CDS encoding NapC/NirT family cytochrome c, with protein sequence MLNRLNRLVKGSRTLQLTRNFISFVGMAIAIASVTGIIFLFLAESLGSRESPYLGIFTYIIFPSVMLFGLAIVIVGMLVERHRRRKIGDESIAYPSLDLNNPQIRRKLLVFLGLSFAFLFVSAFGSYRAYEYTDSVAFCGELCHSVMSPELTAYNASPHARVKCVECHVGPGAGWYVRSKLSGAYQVYSVMFNKYPRPIQTPVHNLRPAQDTCEQCHWPEKFHGSQLKVFNRYGYDEKNTLRQTRMLLNTGGGSTVTGMVAGIHWHMNIGNEVTYFATDDHRQNIPWVRLKDQHGNITDYVLEGAKLTPEQIEKPPKRRVDCVECHNRPSHIYVPPDRAVNEAFVAERLDITLPYLKREAVKVLDQHYETTGEAVAAIKTGLENFYRANYPEVYSAKRDAVDRAVAEVQRIFQTYFFPEMKVDWQTHPDNIGHFYSTGCFRCHDGQHKSPSGKVISADCNICHTVLDQSNAGVQVPIKNSEFQHPVELGNLKGLNCTQCHRGNRAFQHPVNLGDLSEFKCTDCHAGKVHTGGGQ
- a CDS encoding cytochrome c3 family protein — its product is MKRVKAFITMALFTGLILGAYDSSFFATLTAQAQDATKMPDVVKLAKDNKLGPVTFSHTNHTTKNYNLEGNGPVACIECHHTAQPAAEAAKNPPLKTAWPADRTTTLTADLFQKDPKAAGVASCNNCHVKTGETPKLVPAIPQIQPEGASAPLTLNNQMAFHRNCAGCHDKVLKARPDAKAPGMQKCAACHKK